In Diachasmimorpha longicaudata isolate KC_UGA_2023 chromosome 4, iyDiaLong2, whole genome shotgun sequence, a single genomic region encodes these proteins:
- the LOC135161918 gene encoding uncharacterized protein LOC135161918 — protein sequence MKDMRWLFCLSVLTVTAVLCCRQSEYQCGNGRCVSLNKVCNALDDCGDGSDEQRACSPCNKTYYGDIGKTYYLELHRPKEDKVPYFCKLTFNAPGKEFGDIVQLTFDSFTLGKFVSFTVEGCPDGSLQISEAQRPDVGGVWCGTSWGPAIYYSETPVVTISLKLLRLSQDQTGFNFDFRMAYKMIKRSDAVVRYGNPFVEFASYFTKTTQRPTTAITYPIEYTNTSISSSVKITEKLKPTVATPEQQYLGDLISGTYCSRIFSDCDKRKCRLQSPNFPGLYPRNLTCYYAVRQHEVPPGKHALITVRQPRGQLIAVRARPANQAEPPPRELKLWQDCDIVQDYVTVYDGYTTRDPVILKFCGGGEPVPEATSSEAEILVEFTTSPYGTFLHPTPPHSLHGFQLEVQVKFVDAESPEYAKNKRCEFWLKGNSGGVLASPRHTLPRNTTCLYHLRGAGPVMPSPTPPRPLPKFPETRPGTVWRKPAPKPAQPQFRIWMSILKFHVGNIPTTNDDDCSTTMLVWDGDIFPLSECNDISCGKERQRYMDRTGDLIPQSGGRPAANTTLLARYCKDKLPKTCDHLILQNTSRPCTLGESFISSGNSMTIEIRMTESTALRPVNFRALYEFVDLHQDGDPYGAGPCSRIFYSRNRDQYADRRFQAPRDIFLYGRGGAKNLSCVYRFEGEPDEIVKLRFNKLLNGNHSCKSVSSVDYNRLLCVGQSNFSLKVMDLPWPNGSPIQRDCLCSNRSLPITVKSLSNIVEVHFVVHSMSSLDDYNNLFFEAVWDFVKAVPCLQKRRVRGPSGEIKYESPIAEEEESYCRNHPWLIDPGPNQYLYVQTHGRIMKNNTKCLTKNRVILHTGGTLNVAVCPRPESDSRHQVVGVFSKGWTTQNYATMLIAPSFDPMRSIAVEFIVNEPDIHTVTWLEMTRRPAPKTPPEGLQMPRDCEQRCPELDACINASLWCDGTSHCPSGYDEALTHCSMLLRLPPLHLAVGALLIISVIGAIFFVSWRVLRRKTNRSISQHRLKSISSETAIIDGKEVIC from the exons CATGCAATAAGACGTACTATGGGGATATAGGAAAAACTTACTACCTTGAGTTGCATCGACCGAAGGAGGACAAGGTGCCTTACTTCTGCAAGCTGACGTTCAATGCCCCTGGAAAAGAATTTGGCGATATAGTTCAG TTGACCTTCGACAGTTTCACCCTCGGGAAATTCGTGTCCTTTACGGTGGAGGGATGTCCCGATGGATCATTGCAAATATCGGAAGCTCAGAGACCAGATGTCGGTGGCGTATGGTGTGGTACCTCATGGGGTCCCGCTATTTACTACAGCGAAACTCCCGTTGTTACGATATCCCTGAAGCTCCTGAGGCTCAGTCAGGATCAAACGGGCTTCAACTTCGATTTTCGCATGGCATACAAGATGATCAAGAGATCTGATGCAGTTGTCAGATACGGAAATCCATTTGTCG AGTTCGCTTCGTATTTCACAAAAACAACGCAGAGACCCACCACCGCCATAACATACCCCATCGAGTACACGAACACGAGCATAAGTTCATCGGTAAAAATAACCGAGAAGCTGAAGCCAACTGTAGCCACCCCCGAGCAACAATACCTCGGGGACCTTATTTCGGGGACTTATTGTTCGAGGATATTCAGTGACTGTGACAAGAGGAAGTGTCGGCTACAGTCGCCCAATTTTCCTGGTCTTTATCCACGTAATCTCACGTGTTACTATGCG GTACGACAGCACGAAGTGCCGCCGGGTAAGCACGCACTCATAACCGTTCGCCAACCGAGGGGTCAACTTATTGCTGTGCGTGCTAGACCAGCTAATCAAGCTGAGCCACCACCGAGAGAGCTTAAATTGTGGCAGGACTGCGATATCGTTCAG gacTACGTAACGGTGTACGATGGCTACACCACTCGAGACCCAGTGATCCTCAAGTTTTGTGGCGGTGGTGAACCTGTGCCTGAGGCAACGAGCAGCGAGGCAGAAATTCTCGTTGAGTTTACCACATCACCCTATGGAACTTTTCTCCACCCCACGCCACCCCACTCACTCCATGGCTTTCAACTTGAAGTCCAG GTGAAATTCGTAGACGCCGAGTCCCCCGAATATGCAAAAAACAAACGCTGTGAATTTTGGCTGAAGGGTAACAGTGGAGGTGTCCTAGCATCTCCACGTCACACCTTGCCACGAAATACAACTTGTCTGTATCACCTCCGGGGTGCTGGGCCAGTAATGCCCAGTCCCACACCACCAAGACCACTGCCAAAATTTCCGGAAACTAGGCCTGGCACTGTCTGGAGGAAACCTGCGCCAAAACCCGCACAACCGCAGTTTCGCATTTGGATGTCAATTCTTAAATTTCACGTGGGAAATATTCCCACTACCAATGACGATGACTGCAGTACTACAATGCTCGTTTGGGACGGAGATATTTTTCCACTATCCGAGTGCAATGATATATCTTG TGgaaaggagagacagagatataTGGACAGAACCGGGGATTTAATACCACAGAGTGGAGGTAGACCAGCAGCAAATACAACCCTGCTGGCTAGATACTGCAAGGACAAACTGCCGAAAACGTGTGATCACTTGATTTTGCAGAATACGAGCAGACCGTGTACATTAGGGGAAAGTTTCATTTCCTCGGGGAACAGTATGACTATTGAAATTCGCATGACCGAGTCCACAGCCCTCAG gCCAGTGAATTTTCGCGCACTCTACGAATTCGTGGATCTCCATCAGGATGGAGATCCTTACGGGGCAGGACCgtgttccagaattttttacagTAGAAATCGCGATCAATATGCGGACAGGCGATTTCAAGCCCCGAGGGACATCTTCTTGTACGGTAGAGGTGGAGCAAAAAATTTAAG CTGTGTGTACCGTTTCGAAGGGGAACCCGATGAAATAGTGAAACTGAGGTTCAACAAATTGCTGAATGGTAATCACTCCTGCAAAAGTGTGTCTAGTGTCGATTACAACAGATTACTGTGCGTTGGACAGAGTAATTTTTCCCTAAAG gtaATGGATTTGCCGTGGCCTAACGGCTCGCCAATTCAACGAGACTGTCTGTGCTCGAATCGATCATTGCCGATCACAGTTAAGTCGTTATCCAATATCGTTGAGGTACATTTTGTCGTGCACTCTATGAGCTCCCTCGACGACTACAATAATCTGTTCTTCGAGGCTGTTTGGGATTTTGTCAAAGCCGTACCCTGCCTCCAAAAGCGACGGGTTAGAGGGCCGTCCGGTGAAATCAAGTACGAGTCACCGATCgctgaggaggaggag agCTACTGCCGGAATCATCCCTGGCTGATAGACCCAGGCCCGAATCAATACCTCTACGTGCAAACCCACGGAAGGATCATGAAGAATAACACAAAATGCCTGACGAAGAACAGAGTAATTCTGCACACAGGGGGAACCCTCAACGTAGCTGTCTGTCCAAGACCTGAGAGTGACTCGAGACACCAAGTTGTTGGTGTTTTTAGCAAGGGCTGGACCACTCAGAATTACGCAACTATGCTCATTGCTCCAAGCTTCGATCCAATGAGGAGCATTGCTGTTGAATTTATCGTTAACGAGCCAGACATTCACACTGTCACGTGGCTTGAGATGACGAGGAG GCCAGCCCCGAAGACTCCCCCGGAAGGTCTCCAGATGCCCCGAGACTGTGAGCAACGCTGTCCAGAGTTGGACGCCTGCATAAATGCATCCCTCTGGTGTGACGGTACCTCTCACTGTCCCTCTGGCTACGACGAAGCATTGACCCACTGCTCAATGCTCCTTCGATTGCCACCTCTTCATCTAGCCGTTGGTGCCCTTCTAATAATATCAGTTATTGGCGCTATTTTCTTCGTCTCGTGGCGCGTACTACGGCGTAAAACAAATCGCTCAATATCGCAGCATCGCTTGAAGAGCATCTCATCGGAGACAGCGATAATCGATGGAAAAGAAGTGATATGCTGA
- the Ap-2mu gene encoding AP-2 complex subunit mu, with the protein MIGGLFVYNHKGEVLISRVYRDDIGRNAVDAFRVNVIHARQQVRSPVTNIARTSFFHIKRANIWLAAVTKQNVNAAMVFEFLLKINDVMQSYFGKISEENIKNNFVLIYELLDEILDFGYPQNCDTGVLKTFITQQGVKSATKEEQAQITSQVTGQIGWRREGIKYRRNELFLDVLEYVNLLMSPQGQVLSAHVAGKVVMKSYLSGMPECKFGINDKIVMEARGMKGAGSLGGGDDPTGARSGKPVVVIDDCQFHQCVKLSKFETEHSISFIPPDGEFELMRYRTTKDISLPFRLIPLVREVGRTKMEVKAVLKSNFKPSLLGQKIEVRVPTPLNTAGVQLICLKGKAKYKASENAIVWKIKRMAGMKETQLSAEIDLLETDTKKKWTRPPISMNFEVPFAPSGFKVRYLKVFESKLNYSDHDVIKWVRYIGRSGLYETRC; encoded by the exons ATGATCGGAGGCCTCTTCGTGTATAACCACAAAGGAGAGGTGCTGATCTCGCGGGTCTACCGTGATGACATCGGTAGAAACGCTGTGGATGCATTTCGAGTGAATGTCATCCACGCGAGACAGCAAGTTAGATCGCCAGTGACGAATATCGCTAGAACATCGTTCTTCCACATAAAAAGGGCTAATATATGGCTGGCAGCTGTCACCAAGCAGAATGTGAACGCTGCCATGGTCTTCGAGTTCTTACTGAAGATCAATGATGTCATGCAGTCCTATTTTGGCAAGATATCGGAAGAGAACATCAAGAACAACTTCGTGTTGATTTATGAGTTACTCGATG AGATTTTGGACTTCGGGTATCCCCAGAATTGTGACACTGGAGTCCTGAAGACGTTCATCACCCAGCAGGGGGTAAAATCAGCTACTAAGGAAGAACAAGCCCAAATAACGTCTCAAGTGACTGGGCAAATTGGTTGGCGCAGGGAGGGGATTAAATATCGTCGTAACGAGCTCTTCCTCGATGTTCTTGAGTATGTCAACCTGCTGATGAGCCCTCAAGGGCAAGTCTTGAGCGCACACGTAGCGGGAAAG GTTGTTATGAAGTCATATCTGTCAGGAATGCCAGAGTGTAAATTTGGTATCAACGACAAGATCGTTATGGAGGCTAGGGGAATGAAAGGTGCAGGGAGTCTAGGAGGTGGTGACGATCCAACTGGCGCTAGATCTGGCAAACCAGTGGTCGTTATTGATGATTGTCAATTTCATCAGTGTGTCAAGCTATCGAAATTCGAAACTGAACATTCCATTAGCTTCATACCACCCGATGGTGAATTTGAATTGATGAG ATATCGCACAACGAAGGATATATCACTGCCATTTCGCTTGATTCCCCTGGTTCGCGAGGTCGGACGTACAAAAATGGAGGTCAAAGCTGTACTAAAATCCAACTTCAAGCCCTCCCTCCTGGGCCAGAAGATCGAGGTGCGCGTGCCAACGCCCCTGAATACAGCTGGTGTCCAACTGATCTGTCTGAAGGGCAAAGCAAAGTACAAAGCGTCTGAGAACGCCATTGTCTGGAAGATAAAACGAATGGCGGGCATGAAGGAGACTCAGCTGTCAGCTGAAATTGATCTTCTCGAGACTGACACCAAGAAAAAATGGACACGACCACCAATTTCCATGAACTTCGAGGTACCCTTTGCGCCGTCTGGCTTTAAAGTTCGCTATTTGAAGGTGTTTGAATCGAAACTCAATTACTCCGATCACGATGTCATTAAATGGGTTAGATACATTGGACGCAGTGGCCTCTACGAGACGAGATGCTAA